GGAGAGCCCAGAAACCCTGGAGAGGAGGCTCATTTCCATTGCTCGTATCTGTGATGTCATTCTCACAGTCCCCACTCAGAGTTTGTGAGTGTAGACGTAGGTAAGAATGCAGATCGACAGCTTTGCTTTCAGACTACGCTCTCATCATCACAGCACACCGTCAATGATCTTGAGGCCACCATAGTGCGCAGCATCCACTTCTTGGCTGTGTCCAACATTCTGTGGATAAAACCTTTGTACAGAAACTTCAGGCTGTAAACAAGTTTATTTCTCTGCGTGTAAAGCTGGACAGTTTAACATGAGAGTATCtgcctcaagtggacattagaggaactgcacttTTTGGCACTTCAGCACCAGGCTCAGTCCCTGAAGGATTCTGTCCGCCAGTGCTGAAGGAAACCTACAGCCATGTATGAGGCTCAGTACAATATAAAAGTTCctccttgtgtctgtgtgccaagcagaaaaacacagtttatatattttttaaaaagtactcaTTTAGCTTAGATAAACTCTTTTTTGTGCACCACAAGCAGTTTGGGTGCTGATTGGCTCACTGCAAACATGCCCAGCATCAAACGGAGGAACAACAAGAGCCTGTTTGAAGCTGACAGTAGTTTTAAGTCAGACTTGAGCTCCTGCAGGCCTCCCCCCTCCATCCACCCTGGATGATGCTCCTCTTTAAAGCTCCCAGCTTCTCCTTCTGCTCCAGCAGACAATGATCTTCTGCTTCACCACAGCCTGCTCCTGGACTTCATGTATTTCAGCCACGTAAGCACTACAACTCAATTTGATGTGAACCCACAACAAATATGGACTCCCTCATTTTTCTACCCCCACAAGCTGTGAGTTTCCTGTGCAGCTTTCAGCTTATAATCAGCCACAGAGGAGCTGGTCCGTTTCAGCACAGCTCTGATAAAGAACGAGTTTCATGTAAAGTTCTGCTGCACTAAATCAAAAGAAGAAGGAATCTCCTTGTTTTTCAGCCTCACCTATGATGATGGTGCAGGCGCTCAGCAGCCCGATCTCCTTCTTCAGAGTCACTCTGTCGGGgatcttcttctcctccttcctgCCGTGCGTCCCGGTGCCGTGCGGCCGGGAGCAGATGCTGCCGCTGTTCTGTCCATCCATGTCCGCCTACCCGGGTCCGGTCCGATCCTCCCAGTCCCAGTACTCCCAGTGCTCCTGTCCTCTCCTCACTCCGCATTCATGCAGACTGAATGGGCTGCGCTTGCGCAACAACCTGCCGCTGTCCAGGGTAGAATGTTAAATACCCAGGACTCACCAAGAGGCGTTCAAGGACACCGAGAGGAAAACGGCCCGAGCACTCTCACCTTCTCCCGGTCCTGCCGAAAGGGATTAGTGCAAGACGTTTAAGGACCAGAGTCTGCTTTTAGTCTAAGTGACGGAAAGAAACTCCCCAATTCTGTAAGGATTTAAagacatttcatattttcaaaagtattgTCATTAGCTCATTTGAAAATATATAGAAGAAAGATGAGGTAATATAAAGTTACAGATATTAATGTAGTCgagtgtgccaaatttcaaagTGTAACACACACCCCAACATATGCAGTCTGTGCATGTGTTAGTATCCTCCGACTGAAATGAGTCGGTCACACAGGAATAACCTGCAGCTCATTTCATCAGAATAATACTTTCAGGTATTTttaaagcaataaaaagaaaaaatgcgaaactttgtttttatttttatttcacagtcGTAGAAAACAGTTTTGCATGCATTCAAAATCTGGAAACTTTTCTCTGCTCAGGAGGCAAACTGATGTCCGAGTCCGTCCTTTAAAACTGAACCATCATTCAGgtcaaaataaataatgcagAGTAAAAATCGGCACATGAACCGAGTCGTGGAATTAGCTCAGGCTCAGCTCTGTGGCCAGTGACAGTTGGGAACACACTGGGCAACATGTTAGGTTAACGCTGCCTCCAACGCTTCCTGCTCACGCTGAAGGCTGCGCTGCAAACCGTCGTCTCAGAGACACAAATGTGCGAGTAATTCTTGCATCAGCCTGGCGCCTGGTTTAGAGCGACACACGTCAGGCAGTTTGCAGGAAGCCTTCGCTCTCACACATCTCAGGATGCAAACACCGTGAATGTCGATGAAGATGAGGAGCGTGCCTGACCTGAGGCACCACTGTGAAAAGTGCCGTTTGCTGTGCAGGTCATGGTCACCCGGCTCTGATCAGGAGCGATGGCCCTGATCGTCCAGTGACTGTTCTCATTCCTGGGGTGTCAAATAATCCTGATTTACTCGTCAATTTAAACTACGGTTTTTTTCCTATTAGTGAGATGGATCAGGATTCCTGCTGCGACGGGGTTATTCTCCCCCAAACGCCAACCTTTACCTCATTTTAACCGTGCAGGTTTTATTGCTTCAACCTAACCAGCAACTGCAAGCCAgagtaaaaacattttcttcagcCTCCTCGTGCAGACATCTCAGCTCTGGGAACCAGGACTGTTGTCTCTCAGTGTGAATCGATGCTGCAGGAACTTCAGTCTCAAGGCTGGATTTTGGCCACTGTAATCTGAACTGAGCTGTTCAGGTCCCGGCAGTGTGTTTGTGGAAGAAGCTATGGATCTGCTGAGCGCCAGCCTGGCCCACGATGGGCTCCAGCTCGCCGGGGGAGGCGTTGCAGAGCTGCTGGATGCTGGAGAAGTGCCGCAACAGCACCAGAGCTTTGACCTTGCCCACCCCGGGGATCTGCTGGACCAGAGCCAGGACCAGAGGGTCCAGCAGGCGGGACGAGCTCTTCCTCCTGAAGGGGTTCTCCCGACCCTCCCCGTGAACCTGGAGACAACAAGAACAAGCCTCAAATTCAACAAGAAGGCCAGCTTTGATTGGTCTTTTGTTCTGATTGGTTTGAATCCTTTTTGTTACGCAgggtttaatatttttatgacacACTTACAAAATGTGACATCATAGAGAAAAACAACGCAAAATGATTTTATGTACCGTAACCCAGAGTTAAGGACTAAAAATCAACACATTCTGGAAATCTTACCATCTGAGCGATGAGCTGTGAGGCGTCGGCCTGCCCGCTGATGGGCAGCAGAGACAGGCCGAGGTCAAACACCACAAACTTCTGCACAGCGGGGAAGTACTGCTCGCTGAGTCTGGTCTTCTCCACCAACACCAGCTCCTGGAAGCTGCTCCCAGCCTGAAAACAAACACGAGGAGCGCCTCCAATATCAACCTGAACATCATCGAGAAGCTTCCAGGTTCCACATCAAACTTACGTTCCTGTAGCGAACCACCTTCCTCTTGTAGCTGCTTCCTGCGATGATGTCACACTCAGAGACGTAGAGGACACTGCTTTTGTTGGGCAGGAGGAAATCTGCCACTCCGAGCTCCGTCTCAAAGATGATTTTCACACCTCCACCTGCAGCAGATGCAAATTCATTGcactaaatacacaaacactttaGCCAGAGCGGGAAGCACTCACTGTGTGTGGATCTGTGGGTGCTAAAAGCATACTGTTACTAGAGCCATCCAGTCCTTCTCTAAAAGCAAACATTACATttcttaaaagtgctttaaaagtccaaacacccacagctacaaacatctgACTGACACTGCCCCCTCACTGCATCATTACATGCAACAAGCGGCTTCTGCATTCTACGTTGCGCGTCAGACgaccacaagggggcagtatATAACGGTGTGCAATTAAAGCCGCTTTAACTGAAACTGAAGAGAAGCTGTCTGCACACAGAACTCACACCGCTGTCTGTATGTGTCGTCATCATTCATTTGATCAGTAATAAAGTGACTGAGGTATTTCACCGTACTGAACCTCAGGAGTGTTGTTGGACAGTTTAAACACAGGGAAATCGAGCTGTTCATGCTGCTGGGTTCTGCACATCGACACAACGCTTTTAAAGCACCGTACTTTATGTCAACTCACCAAATGCTTCCAGTCTGACCACCTCACTGATTCACATCTTAATAAGAGAAAAACTGCCAAGTTGCAGCCCTCTGCTGTTATTGCTcataaaatacagatttttgtgATGAAATCAAATAGCTATATTTACAGAGCTACGTAAGCTATGTCATTCAATTTTAGGCCAAATATCTGATACTATGAGTTTTATGaatatatcatttaaaaagtgtagctgaagtttaataataaattcTGAGAGCATGAATTTGTTTGAaaatattattatcatcatatttgaacattaacattaaacTCTGGCATCAAAAAACATGTTCTATTGAAAATAAACTATACTTAACACAGTATAAATAATTCAGGAACTATAAAATAAGGCTTCACATCTACACGCGTTTTGCGTTTCATGCAGAACTCCCCCCATAAACACAACCTTAAAAGTATTAAAAGTCAGTACTTTTATAATAAAACGTTAAAGGCGGGTTCTCGTCTGATTTTTGGTGAATATTTATTACTCCGGGTTCGTGGTGCTTATTTACCTTTCAAACCCTGAATGAAGGACGAATTTCTCCATTTGTCGCTGCAGATCATGTGTCCGTAAGGAGGAACCGCGTTAAGCAGCTCAGGCGCTTTGTTCTCCATGCAGCTGAGCGCCACAGCGGGTTAAAGTTGCCTTGGGTGACTGTAGGACGTTAGCTACCAGGGTTCGCTTTTGCCTCCATAAGTTAACTCGcgtcctccttcttcttctttatagGGTTTATTGGCAGTTGGCAAACAGCAAAATGGTGCACTACCGCCACCAGCTGGTGTGGAGTGTGGAccgaaatgacaaaaaattggACTTTGTAAAACCATCGccctttcctctcttcctccgcTTGCTTTTGCCACCTTTCCTTCATTTTGTATCCCATTCTACTCTTGATCTCCGTCCCACTAACACTAATATCCACACCTACCATCGGTCTCCTTGTTGCTTCTTTTGCTGTCCTATTTGCCGTTTCATTTCCTTTAACTTCATGATGTGCTGGTAACCATAAGAATGTGACCACAAGCCCCATCATAATTATTCTGAGTAATGTTTGCTGGATCTCTATCAGAATGTCAGTCTGCATTCTGAGTGACTGTCTTGCAGACCGGCCGGTGATGAGCTCGAGTCTGAACATATCACAGAACTTAGTGGTTTTGTTTCTTCAGTCCACTGGACTGCTAACAATAATGAAACCATTTCTCCTGTGCACACTGATAAATCGTCACTGATCCTTTTCCCTACTTTGATATTAAATTCAGGAACAATAAATGCTATCCCGCTTTGGTTGGCTGTATTCTTTGATGCATCTATGTAGATTTTGACACAACTACAATACTGATTAATATATTCCTGCGCTGTATGTGAAGATAAACCCCCTCtccttgttctttttgtttaacAATGCAGGTaaccccagggaggggttacctgcccctcccttccttccctccccatctccagctgcctccctcttcccgctccaccacaaccacccacacatgcagggccttggagtgggggtatgtcaccagggtgcagaggaggctacccccccccccccccccgtccccttctggctgcctctgcctcaattttatcccacaacttagacattcacattattcacactctcattacacatacatataggatcttgggggtgggcacaatcacggagtccaaatcaccatcagggtgtacacctcacccctgacgtcgttgcccacctctcaatgttaaatacacttagtcattgagggctagcaggagggactatgcgctccatgccctcctgggttttaattgcaccttagaacacacatgcatcaacactacaatgagcgggtggagggaggtttggagtcttctcccacccccattctctgcggcctgctggagcgggagggctagtaggaggagttggccgtccgactgcggtctggggtgtggggcctccctgctgctgcggagtcggggtggtctgcctctccccaccgcagggaaaagggtaacaccacctgggtctgggtgcagttcccccctccaggggcaagggtacctagacccggtttgtagagtacgcttggggagtgtgatcgtgtgtacagcgtctctttatgtctgtctccacgttggttgagtgtggagtgagtgcacatgagagcatgagggtgggaatggatgtttgtatctgtgtgtgcctgtatgtctgtgtctatatgtcaggttgggtgtcaggcgccacctctctggggacatctcaggccctccaaggtttggaggcctatctccacccaccaccacttcccctgccggtggcggactccctcaggtgtcggtgtgttggtggttctttgtgtctgggggtgggcgtccgggtacacaccggctcactccttggcggccgcttgtcggggcctggggctcgctcgggcccctttggaggtggggtgcccccggcctctcggcctagggctcggtcactcaggcgcagctgggggccggcggagctcacgggcgcgtcactgcaactccccctgacttctgctccgcggctgctgagtgagccctcatctgggactctcctcagctctttctgggacagtggcgcggctgcccctctgttggtcttccttggtctcttgtgttctgggggcctctggatgtctggagttttgatctcctccatacccgcttcacaccctggaggacggggctgtggcccccccacactccctagcagatcattacatggagaaacctttggaatgcaagcatgctgatccacacaggtatgcacacatgggtattcacagacgcggactaaagctttcttggctgctgcctcaaagcacactgtgcgctgtctatcttgcgtgctgcacaatatcgtttattacttagtaaatactgatatctactgctagctagtttattgtgatggtgctttgttttctctattattatgttgctctttgttgtttgctgtctcctctgtttgttttttttgtttgtttgtttttttttctccatacaggtgacccaggagttttttttttttttctctctcttccccccccttctcaccgtctcttctcccctttggttttctttctttctctccccctctctctctcattcattccccctgtcctatttattaaaaaaaaaaaaaaaaaaatgacaaaggatgaactgaagctctgccatcacgtaatgtcgcatactgctgtttctgatgtcatttagaaaaagaaaaaaaaaagaaacaggatttaatgtttttaccctgttttattttttggttgtcAGGTCAGTGGTTTGTGGAGAACACGGGTGAAGATGACTGGTACAGGAACTCGGAGAGCAGCAGTGAGAGCGACGACTTTATATAACATCCTCCAACCATCGTCATCCTCGGGGTCGTGGTTTCTGttctgtgacctttgacctcagtaaTGTTTGAGGCTTCTGCCTTTTCAATGGGAGCAAATTAACTTCAGCACAGAGTAGGGGTTCCAGATTTACTTCCACGAGAGTCCAGCTGCAGCGTTTCTCGCCGTCATGTcagtgacaggaaaaaaaattcagattctgttttcactttgattttttccccctgttgtTCTGAAACAGTCGTAGTGTtcccacgtgtgtgtgtgtgtgtgtgtgtgtgtgtgtgtgtgtgtgtgtgtgtgtgtgtgtgtgtgtgtgtgggggtcaCAGGGAATATTGTCAGGTAAATGTAATG
This Astatotilapia calliptera chromosome 7, fAstCal1.2, whole genome shotgun sequence DNA region includes the following protein-coding sequences:
- the faap24 gene encoding Fanconi anemia core complex-associated protein 24 yields the protein MENKAPELLNAVPPYGHMICSDKWRNSSFIQGLKGGGVKIIFETELGVADFLLPNKSSVLYVSECDIIAGSSYKRKVVRYRNAGSSFQELVLVEKTRLSEQYFPAVQKFVVFDLGLSLLPISGQADASQLIAQMVHGEGRENPFRRKSSSRLLDPLVLALVQQIPGVGKVKALVLLRHFSSIQQLCNASPGELEPIVGQAGAQQIHSFFHKHTAGT